In the Leptospira bourretii genome, one interval contains:
- a CDS encoding citrate/2-methylcitrate synthase yields MSEVEFHVKGKTYKLPVIVGTDGKEGIDLTDFYRKTGLVTVDPGLFNTALGLSKVSRRDPEKGELTYRGYDLKELAYQSTFVETSFLLIYGNLPTKQELGDFSGRLSKHSMIHEDMLNLFDGFPGVANPLAVLSVMVTSLSSYYLEEYEEKLDMGVDLIARLLAKIRTIAAFTYKHAVGHPFVYPLDKNPYCTNFLYMMHKMPADNYTVPEEFDRILNQMWILHADHEQNVSNTAVQVVGSTQANLFASISAGIMAQWGAREGGRPTAAIGLIEDIIKTKTPVKDYFERFKRGGLNIQTNGFGQKAYDVVSPRAKVAREIIHEFYKGRKLSAVEDIALQIDEVVWNDSYFMENLLYPNLEYYSGLVFHTLGIPKNMFSVMQVIGRLPGWLAHWREQRVKGDFSKVRPKQIYVGENQRKYIPVQNRL; encoded by the coding sequence ATGAGTGAAGTGGAGTTCCACGTCAAAGGCAAAACATATAAATTACCGGTCATTGTTGGTACCGATGGAAAAGAGGGAATCGACCTAACCGATTTTTATAGAAAAACGGGCCTGGTCACTGTAGATCCTGGTTTATTCAACACTGCTCTTGGTTTGTCTAAAGTATCAAGACGTGATCCCGAAAAAGGGGAACTAACCTACAGAGGTTATGATTTAAAAGAACTTGCTTATCAATCCACATTTGTGGAAACTTCGTTTTTATTAATTTACGGAAACCTTCCCACCAAACAAGAATTAGGTGATTTTTCTGGTCGGCTTTCAAAACACTCTATGATCCATGAAGATATGTTAAATCTTTTCGATGGATTTCCCGGTGTTGCAAATCCATTGGCAGTTTTGTCTGTCATGGTTACTTCACTTTCTAGTTATTATTTAGAAGAATATGAAGAAAAGTTAGATATGGGAGTGGATTTAATTGCAAGGTTACTCGCAAAAATCCGCACCATTGCTGCTTTTACTTATAAACATGCAGTGGGCCATCCTTTTGTATATCCTTTGGATAAAAATCCATACTGCACAAACTTTCTTTACATGATGCATAAAATGCCAGCGGACAATTATACAGTTCCAGAAGAGTTCGATCGCATTTTAAATCAGATGTGGATTTTACATGCGGATCATGAACAAAACGTATCCAACACCGCAGTCCAAGTGGTTGGGTCCACACAAGCCAATTTATTTGCCTCTATTTCTGCAGGGATTATGGCACAATGGGGAGCAAGAGAAGGTGGGCGTCCTACGGCTGCGATTGGGCTAATCGAAGACATCATCAAAACAAAAACACCTGTTAAAGATTATTTTGAAAGATTCAAACGCGGTGGCCTAAACATCCAAACCAATGGATTTGGACAAAAGGCATACGATGTGGTAAGTCCACGTGCCAAAGTGGCTCGTGAAATCATTCACGAATTTTATAAAGGCAGAAAACTGTCTGCTGTGGAAGACATTGCCCTACAAATAGACGAAGTAGTTTGGAACGATTCTTATTTTATGGAGAATCTTCTTTACCCGAATTTAGAATACTACTCTGGACTCGTATTTCACACATTGGGAATCCCTAAGAATATGTTCTCTGTGATGCAAGTAATAGGTCGCCTTCCTGGTTGGCTTGCACATTGGAGAGAACAAAGAGTGAAGGGAGACTTCTCAAAAGTTCGTCCAAAACAAATATATGTGGGTGAAAACCAAAGAAAATACATCCCGGTTCAGAACCGCCTATAG
- a CDS encoding STAS domain-containing protein has translation MMEEFKIRLGFENGGNLPVIHISGEITSEAEEEIVESYESIPGDKRSRVILNFSETSYINSAGIATLISLITKSSENQGKIEFAGLNTHFRKVMDIVGLTDFVLIHDSLNSALTQV, from the coding sequence ATGATGGAAGAGTTTAAAATTCGGTTGGGATTTGAAAACGGGGGTAATTTACCCGTAATTCATATATCTGGTGAAATCACATCCGAAGCCGAAGAAGAGATTGTTGAATCTTACGAATCCATTCCGGGAGACAAACGCAGTCGCGTCATTTTGAACTTTTCGGAGACTTCTTACATCAATTCAGCGGGAATCGCAACCCTCATCAGTCTGATCACCAAGTCTTCTGAAAATCAGGGAAAAATCGAGTTTGCCGGTCTCAATACACACTTTCGAAAAGTGATGGATATTGTTGGTCTCACTGATTTTGTCCTCATCCACGATTCTCTTAATTCTGCACTCACCCAAGTCTAA
- a CDS encoding heme o synthase has protein sequence MFRLWNQLTKPRVTVLVLATVLPGMYLGTTGYPSLLEISITLFGTYLMSSASFILNQYIERERDAVMYRTKQRPIPAGEISPGFALFLGVAVAIIAFIILTHFINLLTAICALSALLLYVFLYTIWLKPRTEQNIVIGGISGCIGPLIGYSAMANALPVQAWVLFLMIFLWTPAHFWALAIFLKDDYEFAGIPMMPVVSGIQKTVNQIFLYAIAYSLSVIGFFFVDERMGFLFLSSAFVLTILILVFAYRLKLSKDKILAKRFFFFSIFHLFLVSLAIVIDSKI, from the coding sequence ATGTTCCGATTATGGAACCAACTGACAAAACCTAGGGTCACTGTACTTGTACTTGCGACAGTTCTTCCGGGAATGTATCTAGGGACAACTGGTTACCCTTCACTTTTAGAAATCTCTATTACTCTATTTGGAACCTATTTAATGAGTTCTGCTTCTTTTATTCTCAATCAGTACATTGAACGAGAAAGAGATGCAGTGATGTACAGAACCAAACAAAGACCAATCCCTGCTGGTGAAATCTCTCCAGGATTTGCCCTCTTTCTTGGAGTCGCAGTGGCGATCATTGCCTTTATCATTTTAACTCATTTTATCAATCTTCTAACAGCTATTTGTGCGCTTTCTGCATTATTGTTATACGTGTTTTTATACACAATCTGGTTGAAACCAAGAACGGAACAAAACATCGTTATTGGTGGGATCTCTGGATGTATCGGACCTCTGATCGGATATTCTGCCATGGCCAATGCACTTCCAGTCCAAGCATGGGTTTTATTTTTAATGATCTTTCTCTGGACACCGGCACATTTTTGGGCACTTGCGATCTTCTTAAAAGACGATTATGAATTTGCAGGAATTCCAATGATGCCTGTTGTTTCAGGCATTCAAAAGACAGTGAACCAAATTTTCCTTTATGCAATTGCTTATTCTTTGTCTGTCATTGGGTTTTTCTTTGTAGATGAAAGGATGGGATTTTTATTTTTAAGTTCTGCGTTTGTATTAACGATTTTGATTTTAGTATTTGCTTATCGTTTGAAACTTTCAAAGGACAAAATTCTCGCAAAACGATTTTTCTTTTTTAGTATCTTTCATTTATTTTTAGTAAGTTTAGCCATCGTGATCGATTCCAAAATCTAG
- the coxB gene encoding cytochrome c oxidase subunit II, translated as MSWSSLIPATSFMPIQATEIAKEVDLLYAFLIIASLVSFVILIGGMTWFLIKFKRTSLDQKSAYITHNNFAEFLWSFIPLIIMMGIFYWGMVIFEKLRTPPEDIAAEIHVTAEQWAWTYRYANGKEFYSSGNDPMIVPAGKATKLILTSKDVIHSFYVPAFRTKQDAVPGKLTQLWFEPKQPGEYIVFCTEYCGTKHSGMMIKIKAIPSEEYAAWYHAEKKGADSPADLGKTLFAQKACASCHSIDGSRIVGPTMKGLFGSSRKFADGSQSKADENYLRESILVSSAKIVEGYPPAMPVFQGQLSDEDVANLIEYIKSIK; from the coding sequence ATGTCTTGGAGCAGTCTCATTCCAGCGACCTCGTTCATGCCTATCCAGGCGACTGAAATCGCAAAAGAAGTCGATCTTCTCTATGCGTTTCTGATCATAGCAAGCCTTGTTTCGTTTGTCATCTTGATTGGTGGAATGACATGGTTCCTCATCAAGTTCAAACGTACAAGTTTAGACCAGAAATCCGCATACATTACTCACAATAATTTTGCAGAATTTCTTTGGTCGTTTATCCCTCTCATCATCATGATGGGGATTTTCTACTGGGGTATGGTCATTTTCGAAAAACTTAGAACCCCACCAGAAGACATAGCTGCTGAAATTCATGTCACTGCAGAGCAGTGGGCTTGGACTTATCGTTATGCGAACGGAAAAGAGTTTTATAGTTCCGGAAACGATCCAATGATTGTTCCTGCTGGAAAAGCAACAAAACTCATCCTCACTTCAAAAGATGTCATTCATAGTTTCTATGTTCCAGCTTTCCGAACCAAACAAGATGCGGTTCCTGGAAAACTGACACAACTTTGGTTTGAACCAAAACAACCAGGAGAATACATCGTATTCTGTACAGAATACTGCGGAACCAAACACTCTGGTATGATGATTAAAATCAAAGCCATTCCTTCTGAGGAATATGCGGCTTGGTATCATGCTGAGAAAAAAGGTGCCGATAGTCCTGCGGATCTTGGAAAGACTCTCTTTGCTCAAAAAGCTTGTGCTTCTTGCCATTCCATCGACGGATCTAGAATTGTTGGACCTACAATGAAAGGACTTTTTGGTTCTAGCCGAAAGTTTGCTGATGGTAGCCAATCCAAAGCAGATGAAAACTATCTTCGCGAATCCATCCTTGTATCCTCTGCAAAAATCGTAGAAGGATATCCGCCAGCAATGCCGGTATTCCAAGGCCAATTGTCTGACGAAGATGTTGCCAACCTAATTGAATATATCAAATCCATTAAATAA
- a CDS encoding SpoIIE family protein phosphatase, with amino-acid sequence MAAEVPPTADRGVLSAESYLGGQKNTLELKGDWEYYPGLLISPNDFETLNTSREPHFFYVPGIWSDSFLNRGFLAGDGYATFSLKVKHGLQGVPLSLKVPEMETAYNLFVDGVKMSSNGVVATSYQTGKPEYRPRIVDFFPKENETSIVLQISNYHHRKGGPAQAIILGRTSDIHNKYEFAILRDMLLVGSILFMGIYHLFLFWNRKKDPFTYWFALTCILVALRVFITGNKYIIQLYPDLSWEVHLKLSYLSFFLITPVFARYVYLLFKPYFSRRVYESLKYLGFAFCFIVLVTRSSFYTYLMVPFQVFTLLGAGYTFVVITRTIRDSLPGSKIFFLSFAIFIGSFVNDILVNNLIIYGPLTIHFGIFTMFFVQSVYIARNFSKGFVEAENLAVELSDKNQTLQGVQNQLTELNERLETRVKDKTEELQGKLDQIGKDMRLAKSIIQSVTKLPDLDPYLKVDILYKPIAEVGGDIYFVKRIQDFYYRFFLGDATGHGLQAALYSMMIQSEFERVSAVAMRPNDVLFYMNQHFYDKNADLQIYFPAIVMDFDFHQKILRYAGGGVQNQIHLKKNGVTSVLENTGPIIGILEHYRYGIFESKVESGDRIFLFTDGLFEELNESDGAQAWADLLDIIQKTGTLTFTEVLPTIQNMLFQRLNKPQWKDDSTLILIEIT; translated from the coding sequence ATGGCGGCAGAAGTACCTCCCACTGCCGATAGAGGGGTTCTATCGGCAGAGTCGTATCTCGGTGGGCAGAAAAATACCTTAGAACTCAAAGGGGATTGGGAATATTATCCGGGCTTACTGATATCCCCTAATGATTTCGAAACCTTAAATACAAGTAGAGAACCACATTTTTTTTACGTTCCGGGGATTTGGTCTGATTCTTTTTTAAACCGCGGATTTCTTGCTGGGGATGGATATGCCACCTTTAGCCTCAAGGTTAAACATGGTCTTCAAGGAGTCCCTCTTTCATTAAAAGTACCCGAGATGGAGACCGCCTATAACCTGTTTGTTGATGGTGTAAAGATGTCTTCGAATGGGGTTGTGGCTACTTCATACCAAACAGGGAAACCGGAGTATCGTCCACGAATTGTTGATTTTTTCCCAAAAGAAAACGAAACGTCTATTGTTTTACAAATTTCGAATTATCATCATAGGAAAGGTGGTCCAGCCCAAGCGATCATCTTAGGTAGGACGTCCGATATCCATAACAAATACGAATTTGCGATTTTACGAGATATGCTCCTTGTTGGAAGTATTTTGTTTATGGGGATCTATCATTTGTTTTTATTTTGGAACAGGAAAAAAGATCCATTTACTTATTGGTTTGCTCTCACCTGTATCTTAGTCGCCTTACGGGTGTTTATTACTGGTAACAAGTATATCATTCAGTTGTATCCTGACTTATCTTGGGAAGTCCATTTGAAGTTGAGTTATCTAAGTTTCTTTTTAATCACACCTGTTTTTGCACGATATGTTTATTTGCTCTTCAAACCATATTTTTCTAGAAGAGTGTATGAATCTCTAAAATATTTAGGTTTTGCTTTTTGTTTTATCGTTTTAGTGACTAGATCTTCATTTTATACTTATTTGATGGTGCCGTTTCAAGTGTTTACATTGTTAGGTGCTGGATATACCTTTGTTGTCATCACCAGAACAATTCGTGATTCCTTACCCGGGTCAAAAATCTTTTTTCTGAGTTTTGCAATTTTTATTGGAAGTTTTGTTAACGATATATTGGTAAATAATTTAATCATATATGGACCGCTTACCATCCATTTTGGAATTTTTACAATGTTTTTTGTGCAGTCAGTTTATATCGCTAGAAATTTTTCAAAAGGATTTGTTGAGGCTGAAAATCTAGCGGTAGAACTTTCTGATAAAAACCAAACCTTACAAGGAGTTCAAAACCAACTCACTGAATTGAATGAAAGATTAGAGACTCGAGTTAAAGATAAAACCGAGGAACTCCAAGGAAAGTTGGATCAAATTGGAAAAGATATGAGGCTTGCTAAGTCCATCATTCAAAGTGTTACCAAACTTCCTGATTTAGACCCTTACCTCAAAGTAGATATTTTATATAAACCAATTGCTGAGGTTGGTGGAGATATTTATTTCGTAAAACGAATTCAGGATTTTTATTACCGCTTCTTTTTGGGTGATGCAACTGGGCATGGTTTACAGGCGGCACTTTATTCAATGATGATCCAATCAGAGTTTGAGCGTGTATCTGCTGTGGCCATGCGGCCAAATGATGTATTGTTCTACATGAACCAACATTTTTATGATAAAAATGCCGACCTTCAAATTTATTTCCCAGCGATCGTGATGGATTTTGATTTTCATCAAAAAATCCTACGTTATGCGGGCGGTGGAGTTCAAAATCAAATTCATCTGAAAAAAAACGGTGTCACGTCAGTATTGGAAAATACAGGTCCCATTATTGGGATTTTGGAACACTATCGATATGGAATTTTTGAATCAAAAGTGGAGTCGGGGGATCGTATCTTTTTATTTACAGATGGATTGTTTGAGGAATTAAACGAATCTGATGGAGCACAAGCTTGGGCTGATTTGTTGGATATAATTCAGAAAACAGGAACTTTAACCTTTACGGAAGTCCTACCCACAATTCAAAACATGTTATTTCAAAGGTTGAATAAACCACAATGGAAGGACGATTCCACGCTCATTTTGATTGAAATCACCTAA
- a CDS encoding TPM domain-containing protein: MYLKRKLNHSKLNTFIDFGKISLFIFLLSPIFTEIHSYPVPKLERRVMDHAGILSEATITQIETNLKQFEAETSNQIAVYTTPSLQEEPIEEVAIQIFDEWKLGQKSKNNGVLFIIAPNERKMRIEVGRGLEGALTDIQAKQIIRDELKPRFKAKDMDGGVIAGVNAIMATIRGEYTPSADDVATTGNSSDDEVFSSGIVGGIFTLISLIVPSIGGIIFTIIGLLVLFPLLTFLFGSTFGLIVAVLLFFLVMFIKRKLGIGNGGGSDGGYFGGGGWSSGGDSWSSGSDSWSGGGGDSAGGGASGDW, encoded by the coding sequence ATGTATCTCAAAAGAAAGCTGAATCATTCAAAACTAAATACATTTATCGATTTTGGAAAAATATCTCTTTTTATTTTTCTTTTATCCCCAATCTTTACAGAGATTCATTCCTACCCTGTTCCAAAATTAGAAAGAAGGGTGATGGACCATGCAGGAATTTTATCAGAAGCAACCATCACCCAAATTGAAACGAACTTGAAGCAGTTTGAAGCAGAAACTTCTAATCAGATTGCGGTGTATACAACCCCGAGTCTGCAAGAGGAACCGATTGAAGAGGTAGCCATTCAAATTTTTGATGAATGGAAGTTGGGACAGAAATCCAAAAACAATGGAGTTCTCTTCATCATTGCACCTAACGAAAGAAAGATGCGAATAGAAGTAGGCCGTGGACTCGAAGGGGCACTAACGGACATCCAAGCCAAACAAATCATTCGTGATGAACTTAAACCACGTTTTAAAGCAAAAGATATGGATGGTGGGGTGATAGCCGGTGTGAATGCGATTATGGCAACGATTCGAGGAGAATACACACCTTCAGCAGATGATGTCGCCACGACTGGAAATAGTTCCGACGATGAAGTTTTTTCCTCTGGAATTGTAGGAGGTATTTTTACCTTAATTTCCTTAATTGTCCCTTCGATTGGAGGAATCATTTTTACAATCATTGGGCTTTTAGTTTTATTCCCACTTTTAACCTTTCTGTTCGGAAGTACGTTTGGCCTTATCGTTGCTGTTTTGTTATTTTTTCTTGTTATGTTTATAAAACGTAAATTAGGAATCGGTAATGGTGGTGGCTCCGATGGTGGATATTTTGGCGGCGGTGGTTGGTCTAGTGGCGGAGACTCTTGGTCTTCAGGTTCGGACAGTTGGTCTGGTGGAGGTGGTGACTCTGCTGGCGGTGGAGCTTCTGGAGATTGGTAA
- a CDS encoding c-type cytochrome has translation MNSKKVLVSLFALSFAFVMVACGDSKPKEETPAAVESSASADPDLAKGEELYLQNCSSCHGEKGAGDGAAAAALNPKPRNYKSPASEWKNGNTAAGVTKTLKEGIKGSPMVAYGHLGDDNIRILAKYVEHLSKN, from the coding sequence ATGAACTCAAAAAAAGTCTTAGTCTCTCTCTTCGCACTCTCCTTCGCTTTCGTGATGGTAGCTTGTGGCGATTCCAAACCAAAAGAAGAAACACCTGCAGCAGTTGAATCTAGCGCGAGTGCAGATCCTGATCTTGCAAAAGGGGAAGAACTTTACCTTCAAAACTGCTCTTCTTGCCACGGCGAAAAAGGTGCTGGTGATGGTGCAGCTGCAGCCGCTCTCAACCCAAAACCAAGAAACTACAAATCCCCAGCTTCTGAATGGAAAAACGGAAATACTGCTGCTGGTGTGACTAAAACTTTGAAAGAAGGAATCAAAGGATCTCCAATGGTTGCTTACGGACATTTGGGTGATGATAACATCCGCATCCTTGCAAAATACGTAGAACACCTTTCTAAAAATTAA
- a CDS encoding COX15/CtaA family protein — protein MTLKRFYTILSAMILINLLYGPLVRATDSGLACPDWPLCHGKFVPEFTFQIFMEVGHRYYSGILGILVGIGFVWILRNQRYRNQLGIPATLSLIFLVSQVILGGLTVTKLLHPTTVNLHLLNAVLLLSSCLTVRLLISEDTDSKFQWNRPGKYFFLFVLIVVLYQLFLGGKVSSHYAGLVCSDFPTCNGEWFPKMIGPIRFQMEHRLFGYLAALSVLSLSAYGILYLKDNLVKKTLKIAAYLISFQIFLGAMNVLYQLPKLITGLHTLNGVLVFMFCFIAAFYHFRSPGKEVL, from the coding sequence ATGACACTCAAACGTTTTTACACCATCCTTTCCGCTATGATCCTGATCAATCTCCTCTACGGACCACTCGTAAGAGCAACAGATTCAGGACTCGCATGCCCTGATTGGCCTTTGTGCCATGGGAAATTTGTACCAGAATTTACATTTCAGATTTTTATGGAAGTGGGCCATAGATACTATTCTGGAATTTTAGGGATCCTGGTAGGAATTGGATTTGTTTGGATTTTACGAAACCAAAGATATCGTAACCAATTGGGAATCCCAGCGACACTTTCACTTATCTTTCTTGTTTCACAAGTGATCCTTGGCGGACTCACTGTTACTAAACTTCTCCACCCAACAACCGTTAACCTACATTTACTCAATGCAGTTCTATTATTGTCTAGTTGTTTAACAGTTCGATTGCTGATCTCTGAAGATACCGATTCTAAATTTCAATGGAATCGACCAGGAAAGTATTTTTTTCTATTTGTACTCATCGTTGTTTTATACCAACTTTTCCTTGGAGGAAAGGTGAGCTCGCATTATGCAGGTCTTGTTTGTTCGGACTTCCCTACTTGTAATGGAGAGTGGTTTCCGAAAATGATAGGACCCATCCGATTTCAAATGGAACATAGATTGTTTGGATATTTAGCTGCCTTGTCTGTACTTTCTTTGTCTGCATATGGAATTCTTTACTTAAAAGATAATTTGGTCAAAAAGACTCTTAAAATAGCTGCTTATCTAATATCTTTTCAGATTTTTTTAGGTGCTATGAACGTTTTATACCAACTACCCAAACTCATCACCGGATTACACACGCTAAATGGTGTTCTCGTGTTTATGTTTTGTTTTATTGCAGCCTTTTATCATTTTAGGTCTCCAGGAAAAGAGGTTCTATAA
- a CDS encoding TPM domain-containing protein, whose protein sequence is MIWAGNPVFLLPMGILKHYFNQSDLEEIKRAVGEAESKTSAEIVPYFAESSHHYKEWAWLGAFLMGGITGISFYTAQKFYGLVWNGESLYAVLSVWIGAIFGLILTALFPKLRINLVSRAAKQYFVDLRAKEAFLDEEVFRTKDRTGILIYISLYEHFVRILPDKEIARVVPKSEWNEAVKLIIEGMKSNQKKEGIVSSILFCGDLLKKYNIQREKDDKNEISNEIRDGGKLM, encoded by the coding sequence TTGATTTGGGCAGGAAATCCTGTTTTTCTTCTGCCCATGGGTATCCTCAAACATTATTTCAATCAATCTGATTTGGAAGAAATCAAAAGAGCTGTCGGTGAAGCGGAGTCAAAAACCTCTGCAGAAATTGTTCCTTATTTTGCAGAATCCTCTCACCACTACAAAGAATGGGCCTGGCTTGGTGCCTTCCTTATGGGTGGAATCACTGGTATCAGTTTTTATACTGCTCAAAAGTTTTATGGTCTTGTTTGGAATGGGGAATCTCTTTATGCAGTTCTTTCTGTTTGGATAGGAGCTATTTTTGGATTAATCCTAACTGCTCTTTTCCCAAAACTTAGAATCAACCTGGTTTCAAGAGCCGCAAAACAATACTTTGTCGACCTTAGAGCCAAAGAAGCCTTTTTGGACGAAGAAGTTTTCCGTACCAAAGACCGAACCGGAATTTTAATTTATATCTCTCTATATGAACACTTTGTTCGCATTTTGCCTGACAAAGAAATTGCAAGAGTTGTCCCTAAATCGGAATGGAATGAAGCAGTGAAACTGATCATTGAAGGGATGAAGTCGAATCAAAAAAAAGAAGGGATTGTATCTAGCATTCTCTTTTGTGGAGACTTACTCAAAAAATACAACATCCAAAGAGAAAAGGATGATAAAAACGAAATCTCAAATGAAATTCGAGATGGTGGGAAATTGATGTGA
- a CDS encoding TIGR01777 family oxidoreductase: protein MKIGILGGTGLIGTSFIERAVGLGHRFRVFSRKPSLPPELSSYQELEFVSCILPQTSDLEGLDAIVNLVGEPIAGVRWTEERKRLIRTSRVDFTRGLVARIMDLKSPPKVFVNSSAIGYYGMSEDSHPPYTEKSAPGEDFLAKLCVEWENQIHPLSTRGIRSLVLRTGIVLSPNGGALEKMIPPFLLGVGGSIASGKQGMSWIHILDFISAMLHLMQLDTASGAYNLVSPYPVSNDEFSIALAKTLHRPNFFKVPSFAIQALYGEGSVVVTKGQYVLPERLLSSGYEFQFQNLEKALANLLEKQ, encoded by the coding sequence ATGAAAATCGGAATTTTAGGTGGTACTGGTCTGATTGGTACTTCATTCATTGAAAGGGCAGTAGGTTTGGGACATAGGTTTCGTGTTTTTTCTAGAAAACCATCTTTACCACCGGAACTTTCTTCTTATCAAGAATTGGAATTTGTTTCCTGCATCCTTCCGCAAACTTCTGACCTGGAAGGACTAGATGCCATCGTCAACTTAGTTGGTGAGCCAATAGCAGGTGTTAGATGGACGGAAGAACGCAAACGACTGATTCGTACTTCTCGTGTTGATTTTACACGTGGACTTGTGGCTCGCATTATGGATCTAAAATCACCACCCAAAGTTTTTGTGAACTCAAGTGCGATTGGTTATTATGGAATGTCAGAAGACAGCCATCCTCCCTATACTGAGAAGTCTGCTCCCGGTGAGGATTTTCTAGCGAAACTTTGTGTGGAGTGGGAAAACCAAATCCATCCCCTTTCTACAAGAGGAATTCGATCGTTGGTTTTGCGAACTGGAATCGTTCTATCTCCTAATGGGGGAGCCTTGGAGAAAATGATCCCTCCTTTTTTACTAGGTGTGGGTGGGTCCATTGCTTCCGGGAAACAAGGGATGAGTTGGATTCATATATTGGATTTTATTTCTGCCATGTTGCACTTAATGCAGTTGGATACAGCTTCCGGTGCATATAATTTAGTTTCACCTTATCCCGTAAGTAACGATGAATTTTCGATCGCTTTGGCCAAAACCTTACATCGGCCAAACTTTTTCAAAGTTCCATCCTTCGCCATACAGGCGCTTTATGGAGAAGGTTCCGTTGTGGTGACCAAGGGACAGTATGTGCTTCCGGAACGGTTGCTTTCTAGCGGATATGAGTTTCAGTTTCAAAATTTAGAAAAGGCACTTGCAAATCTTTTAGAAAAACAGTGA
- a CDS encoding SCO family protein — translation MNIRFFFFLCLLFGTQVFAYDPHSNLARDNKLPKELENIGFSDVTGKSLQLDIPFRDESGKTVKFSDFLSKGKPVLLSPVYFKCPTLCNFHLNGVFQGLKALDWTLGKEYQYIAVSIDPKENESVAFPKKGAYLKEYGREGAESGLHLLTGTQESIDALTKQLDFRYAWDSEAKQYIHASGVYVLTPEGKVSRIFQGIQLEPRDLKFAFLEASSGKIGSFVDKFALFCFQFDPRKNKYTIYAYRMMQFGGAVTLLLLGAFLYINWRKITNNNRQGVT, via the coding sequence GTGAACATTCGATTCTTCTTTTTTCTTTGTCTGTTGTTTGGAACTCAGGTCTTTGCGTATGACCCGCATTCCAATCTGGCTCGGGACAATAAACTCCCGAAAGAACTAGAAAATATTGGATTTTCTGATGTCACGGGGAAGTCACTCCAACTCGACATTCCGTTCCGAGATGAATCTGGGAAAACCGTTAAGTTCTCTGATTTTCTTTCGAAAGGAAAACCAGTCCTCCTTTCTCCCGTTTACTTCAAATGTCCCACTCTTTGTAACTTCCACTTAAATGGTGTGTTCCAAGGATTAAAAGCCCTCGATTGGACTCTCGGCAAAGAATACCAATACATTGCTGTATCCATTGACCCGAAAGAAAACGAATCCGTAGCTTTTCCTAAAAAGGGAGCTTATTTGAAGGAATATGGTAGAGAAGGTGCTGAATCCGGCCTTCATCTCCTCACGGGAACTCAAGAATCCATTGATGCTTTGACAAAACAATTGGATTTTCGGTACGCTTGGGATTCGGAAGCAAAACAATACATCCACGCCAGTGGGGTTTATGTTTTGACTCCAGAAGGGAAAGTGTCCCGCATTTTCCAAGGGATCCAATTGGAACCAAGGGATTTGAAATTTGCCTTCTTAGAGGCATCTTCTGGGAAGATTGGGAGTTTTGTAGACAAGTTTGCTTTATTTTGCTTTCAATTTGATCCGAGAAAAAATAAATATACGATATACGCATACAGGATGATGCAATTCGGGGGGGCGGTCACCTTACTCCTTCTCGGTGCGTTTTTATACATAAACTGGCGAAAAATAACAAATAACAACCGTCAAGGAGTCACATAG